gtcaTGGATTTGTtaatgtggggggggggttctgttagCGGAACGTTTAAACCAGCTGTCTTTTCTTATCATTTTTTGGAGTCGTACCTCAAGACAACAACTGCACCACGCGCTCCTACTACGATATCAGTCAGTCCATCCTCACCCAggtccatcttcccatcaatcgTCTGGCCAAAGAACTGGAGATTAGATCTCATCATCACAGCTGAGATGCGCTGCAGTAAGAAGACATACACATTTAATGAAAAGCCATTAATATTGATATCccaggagggatgtctgtttTCTTTGATCGTGAAGGGCCGTTTTGAATGATTTCCATCTTCGTCTGCCTCACCTGGCTGAATTCAGGGCGGATCCCCTTTAGCTTTTCACCCAGGTAGATGTACACGGCCCCCCTGTGATCGTCCTCAAGTGGAGCGCCCACAGCTACATCCTTCAGCCCATCTCCATTCAGGTCTGTGAGAGAGCAGATGGAGGAGCCGAATCTACCCTGAGATGGCACTGAAACATTCATCTCCATCCTCAGTTCCAGCTAATAACGGAAGGGCGAGGAGAGATCACATGAAGATAAATCCATATTACACTGTCTTTTTGTGCATTATTATTGAAGATAATGGAAATTTATATCCAAATGAATATATTTCGGCTTCCAGATCACTTTGTCCCTGATGAACATATTCAATCACAAATTCAGCAATTGAATCTGTTGTTCAGAGGTTCACAGTTCAGCCCACCttatcagtcagtgtgtagaCGTAGATCCTGCCCTCTCTCGGAGGTTGGTGAAACATTGGTGCACCCACCAGGAGGAAGTCTGTGTTGCCGTCTGAGTCTATGTCCACAGAACACAGCTCTGCCCCGAAGTAGGAGCCCATCTGAGAAAATCAAAACTTACATTCATACAACAAAAAAATTGAAATGTTTTAAGTCCTTTGGTTTTGAATGGAACTCATAAGTAAACATAAAAAGTAACATTATGTGTTCCTCTTTACTATCGGAGGATTCATTCAACCTTTGAAGTAACCCCAAAAGCTAGTTTCATGCTGTCCCTATTGTATAACTTGATTGATATACCACACTGCTTGCAGAAATAGCTAATGTTACCAACCTGTTCTCCAGGCAAGCTTTGTGCCACAGTCCAGTTGTTGTTAACCTTGTTAAAAAGTAGGATCCGTCCCATGTGTTCAGATCTTGGTGCTCCGGTAAAATATAGAAGGTTCTCATTCTTCTTCCCAACAGCTACAGAGTATCCTGTAATAAAAATGAAGAAATGTAGGCCCATTGTAACTACACTCCCTTCGCTGAAACATCTGAACAACAGAGCCTTGAAAATAGTGTTTGTTCAAATTCACATTTGAGCAATATCAATTCTTGAGCTTCATGTTCCATTACCCATATAGGAATCTTTGTCCAATGTGGGGTCCTGAATTTCCCTTTCCTCTGATCTCAGACCCTCAGTCTCAAAGAGAGATCCACGCCAGTTGTTTGATCCCACTGAGCCCAGAACCAAGGTGTCCTGTAGAGGAAATAAAACATTGGGTCATATTGTATGACAGTTTTATTAATAAGCATTCATTAACTATATACTGTGTCTATAAACTAGTTGCCATGGTGGTCATTACATTTATAAATGCGTATTTAAGCATTTACAAGGATTTGTAGTACAATGTACAAGCATTGTAGTTAACATTTTAAAACAATTTATACATATTACAAATGATCATTTAAGATGACAAAACATGCTGGACATACTATTGTGTAACTCACCTTGTTAACGTAGACAGCGCTGAACCCACTCTGAGACATTTCTTTAGTCAAGTTTCCAGCCAGAGCAGTCTTGGAACCTAGAACATACAAACACTGATATTAGTAGCGATACATTGATACTTCTACTGTGGACTGTTTTGAGTAAGGTGTTATCACCAGAAATAAATACCAGTATATTTCAGGAAGTGACCAGTAGTGCCACTTTGTGTTTTTTTCAACTTTCAGTTGAAAGGGACTTTGCTGAAATATAAGTAAGTAGTACTTAGAGTTTATCTGAATCCAGAGTTGTACCTTCAATGTTGAAGATCTTTTTTTGAAAGTTGTCTAGGATTCCTTTTAGTCCGTTGTAGTCCTGGTTGAGGAAAGTGTTGTTTTCTTTTGGCTCTGATGCCAGGGACTTGAGTTTCGTCAAATCAACGTGCTTGACCTACCAAGAAATATACCACTTGAGTGCAGGAATTATAGTGATGTTTAATTTCCTTTTCAATATTAATGATAGTTAAACATCCACATCACAGTGGTCGAAGAcactgcatctcggtgctagaggcgtcactacagacaacctggttcaaatccagactgtatcacaactggccatgattgggagtcccatagggcgac
This DNA window, taken from Oncorhynchus masou masou isolate Uvic2021 unplaced genomic scaffold, UVic_Omas_1.1 unplaced_scaffold_12351, whole genome shotgun sequence, encodes the following:
- the LOC135530022 gene encoding integrin alpha-X-like; this translates as VKHVDLTKLKSLASEPKENNTFLNQDYNGLKGILDNFQKKIFNIEGSKTALAGNLTKEMSQSGFSAVYVNKDTLVLGSVGSNNWRGSLFETEGLRSEEREIQDPTLDKDSYMGYSVAVGKKNENLLYFTGAPRSEHMGRILLFNKVNNNWTVAQSLPGEQMGSYFGAELCSVDIDSDGNTDFLLVGAPMFHQPPREGRIYVYTLTDKLELRMEMNVSVPSQGRFGSSICSLTDLNGDGLKDVAVGAPLEDDHRGAVYIYLGEKLKGIRPEFSQRISAVMMRSNLQFFGQTIDGKMDLGEDGLTDIVVGARGAVVVLRVMERRRYQQ